One window of Desulfovibrio subterraneus genomic DNA carries:
- a CDS encoding tetratricopeptide repeat protein, with protein sequence MAINAFEGLDYPIKGVFSTDREMKIGFGATKRTVMQNVLVFVEQDKGGRIWGQVINENDIPSGERFVISQEELLEAYLPDPSVYHKRVLPAVRNLNKTISRAERHRSHGELFSAEYEFNNALQIDEENVRATFGLGLVYLDRADSQKAQQVFERLILLDAAFESPHKHMFNEFGIKLRKNSMYEESLRFYARAAELAGDDDHLMYNIARSLLESGDNDGAVRYMKKALALNPDLREARMLSKFLEKKT encoded by the coding sequence ATGGCGATAAACGCTTTCGAGGGTCTGGATTATCCCATAAAAGGGGTTTTCTCCACAGACCGTGAGATGAAGATAGGATTTGGTGCCACGAAGCGTACTGTCATGCAGAACGTGCTCGTGTTCGTGGAACAGGATAAGGGGGGGCGGATATGGGGGCAGGTGATCAACGAAAATGACATCCCCTCGGGGGAGCGCTTTGTCATTTCGCAGGAAGAATTGCTCGAAGCATATCTTCCCGATCCCTCGGTCTATCATAAAAGGGTGCTGCCCGCTGTGCGCAACCTCAACAAGACCATTTCGCGCGCCGAGCGGCACCGCAGCCACGGCGAGTTGTTCAGTGCCGAATATGAGTTCAACAATGCCCTGCAGATAGACGAGGAGAATGTGCGTGCCACATTCGGCCTCGGGCTTGTGTATCTGGACAGGGCGGATTCGCAGAAGGCACAGCAGGTATTTGAGCGTCTCATTCTGCTGGATGCAGCCTTTGAATCTCCGCACAAGCACATGTTCAACGAGTTTGGCATCAAGCTGCGCAAGAATTCCATGTATGAGGAGTCGCTTCGGTTTTATGCACGCGCTGCGGAGCTCGCCGGAGATGATGATCACCTCATGTACAATATTGCCCGTTCACTGCTCGAATCGGGCGATAACGATGGTGCAGTACGGTATATGAAGAAGGCTCTTGCCCTGAATCCTGATCTGCGTGAAGCTCGCATGCTCAGTAAATTTCTTGAAAAAAAGACTTGA
- a CDS encoding tetratricopeptide repeat protein, giving the protein MGAADSAESSGSSPFAGKPLKGVFSLEQSAVIGHGTTKRNTKSLQYFYVMEEPDGRCSVRLINSNHLPSGEAEYASLDQVMQDYTPEPDFYHEKVFPAMRELGKTIARGERHLKNGEPYSAELEFLAALKLDEDNVRATFGLGLAYLDREQVDKADVVFRKLVKMRAAFEREHKHMFNAFGINLRRNHMFSQALGFYARAQQLCGADDHLMFNMARCLCDAGDNDGCCTYLRKALELNPHQKEAASLLRLVEKRKG; this is encoded by the coding sequence ATGGGGGCGGCAGACAGTGCGGAATCATCCGGAAGCAGTCCGTTTGCAGGAAAACCGCTGAAAGGGGTATTTTCTCTGGAGCAGTCTGCTGTCATCGGACATGGTACCACCAAGCGTAACACCAAATCACTGCAGTATTTTTATGTCATGGAAGAGCCGGATGGCCGTTGTTCCGTCCGCCTCATCAATTCCAATCATCTGCCCTCCGGTGAGGCGGAATATGCCTCTCTTGATCAGGTGATGCAGGACTATACCCCCGAGCCGGATTTCTATCACGAGAAGGTGTTCCCGGCCATGCGCGAGCTGGGCAAGACAATTGCCCGTGGTGAGCGGCATCTGAAGAATGGCGAACCCTACAGTGCGGAACTCGAATTCCTTGCCGCCCTCAAGCTTGATGAAGACAACGTGCGGGCTACGTTCGGGCTGGGGCTCGCATATCTTGATCGTGAGCAGGTGGACAAGGCCGATGTGGTCTTCCGCAAGCTGGTGAAGATGCGGGCCGCTTTTGAGCGAGAACACAAGCACATGTTCAACGCCTTCGGCATCAACCTGCGCCGCAACCACATGTTCTCGCAGGCGCTGGGGTTCTATGCCCGTGCCCAGCAGCTATGCGGTGCGGACGACCATCTCATGTTCAACATGGCCCGCTGCCTGTGCGATGCAGGCGATAACGATGGCTGCTGCACCTACCTGCGCAAGGCGCTTGAACTCAATCCTCACCAGAAGGAAGCCGCAAGCCTTCTGCGCCTTGTGGAAAAACGCAAGGGATAA
- a CDS encoding DMT family transporter has protein sequence MRAFLRLSLFAPEELPVRVTLLFLPGAVLAPAPEALPWEAIGALVYMGLGITFLVYFVINYALTRIKAAHVILFSNFIPVSTLLLAYLVLGETLNAFQYGGAAMVLCGVLLAGAPEEAGAGKEEFCTAAGK, from the coding sequence ATGCGCGCGTTTCTGCGCCTCTCTCTCTTTGCTCCCGAAGAACTGCCTGTTCGGGTAACCCTTCTCTTTCTTCCCGGTGCCGTGCTGGCTCCCGCACCGGAGGCCCTGCCGTGGGAGGCCATAGGCGCGCTTGTCTACATGGGCCTGGGCATCACTTTTCTCGTGTATTTCGTCATCAATTATGCGCTTACCCGCATCAAGGCGGCGCACGTTATTCTGTTTTCTAACTTCATTCCCGTTTCCACCTTGCTGCTGGCCTATCTGGTGCTCGGCGAAACGCTGAACGCCTTCCAGTATGGCGGAGCGGCTATGGTGCTCTGCGGCGTTTTGCTGGCCGGTGCACCTGAAGAGGCAGGAGCGGGCAAGGAAGAATTTTGCACGGCTGCAGGAAAATGA
- a CDS encoding 4Fe-4S dicluster domain-containing protein: MTSYTVYMDQLPGLLELWAREFQVHVPVEVEEGIYDFVPWRKDEEIAWEYDVAYNTLKRFFLPPRETLLRFDPAACTAEVVCEAPKQLLFGVHPYDVKAANQLDTLMRKDVPDNNFISRKKNTVIFALEPAAVARNAFWASVDAHKIDNGYDLYWTRISSASFHVEVATRRGKELLLAGGPLDLATDADKEAARHAHQRIIKESLRDGLKYPWRETADILSRAWDSTLWQHRARHCFSCGTCNLVCPTCYCFDMKEELDNTLTKGERYREWDGCMMDSFSRVAGDHNFRPHTRERFRHRYYRKGKYIYDKIGQLGCVGCGRCVSGCTSGIADPKAVFNELWEADRHDS, translated from the coding sequence ATGACTTCGTATACTGTGTATATGGATCAGCTTCCGGGGCTGCTGGAGCTTTGGGCCAGAGAATTTCAGGTTCATGTTCCGGTGGAAGTTGAAGAAGGCATCTATGATTTCGTCCCATGGCGCAAAGATGAGGAAATCGCCTGGGAATACGATGTTGCCTACAATACGCTGAAGCGCTTCTTCCTTCCCCCCCGCGAAACTCTGTTGCGTTTTGATCCTGCCGCGTGCACAGCGGAAGTCGTGTGCGAGGCACCCAAGCAGCTTCTGTTTGGCGTGCACCCGTATGACGTTAAGGCTGCCAACCAGCTGGATACGCTCATGCGCAAGGATGTGCCTGACAACAATTTCATCTCCAGAAAGAAGAACACCGTCATCTTTGCTCTGGAACCTGCCGCCGTTGCCCGTAACGCCTTCTGGGCGTCCGTTGACGCGCACAAAATCGACAACGGCTACGACCTGTACTGGACCCGCATAAGCTCGGCCTCTTTCCACGTGGAGGTTGCCACCCGCCGGGGCAAGGAGCTGTTGCTTGCGGGCGGGCCTCTGGACCTTGCCACGGACGCGGACAAGGAAGCCGCACGCCATGCGCACCAGCGCATCATCAAGGAATCGTTGCGCGACGGCCTGAAATATCCGTGGCGTGAAACAGCGGATATCCTGAGCCGCGCATGGGATTCCACCCTGTGGCAGCACCGCGCGCGACACTGCTTTTCGTGCGGCACCTGCAATCTTGTCTGTCCCACCTGTTACTGCTTCGACATGAAGGAGGAGCTGGATAACACCCTGACCAAGGGCGAGCGCTACCGCGAATGGGACGGCTGCATGATGGACAGCTTCTCGCGCGTGGCCGGTGATCATAACTTCCGGCCGCATACCCGTGAGCGGTTCCGTCACCGCTACTACCGCAAGGGCAAGTACATCTATGACAAGATAGGCCAGCTGGGCTGTGTGGGCTGCGGCAGGTGTGTTTCCGGATGCACCTCGGGCATTGCCGACCCCAAGGCCGTGTTCAACGAACTGTGGGAGGCGGACCGTCATGACTCCTGA
- a CDS encoding FAD/NAD(P)-binding protein — protein MTPDTLFQYVPAPATLVKKEKLSDFVTLFTFQPDNGRALMHKPGQFIMLSMYGVGEAPFSVSSPPNATGSTFELAVRRIGNVTNAMHEMKVGQKVGIRGPYGTSFPVQDFVGKDTIFVAGGLGYIPLRSLLHYQLRHRDEFGRIIVMIGCRNPSERIFIDQIKELEAREDVEVYETVDCGNENWCGNVGLITSLLPHVEIDPDITHVAMVGPPVMYKFVIQQCQARGISRENIYVSLERHMKCGIGKCGHCQINGLNACVEGPVFKYHDIQTHPEAI, from the coding sequence ATGACTCCTGATACCCTGTTCCAATACGTTCCCGCGCCCGCAACGCTGGTGAAGAAGGAAAAGCTCTCCGACTTCGTCACCCTGTTCACCTTCCAGCCGGATAACGGCAGGGCGCTCATGCACAAGCCCGGCCAGTTCATCATGCTTTCCATGTACGGGGTGGGCGAAGCGCCTTTCTCGGTCAGCTCGCCGCCCAACGCCACGGGCAGCACCTTTGAGCTCGCGGTGCGCCGCATAGGCAACGTGACCAACGCCATGCACGAAATGAAGGTGGGGCAGAAGGTCGGCATACGCGGCCCCTACGGCACCAGCTTTCCCGTGCAGGATTTCGTGGGCAAGGACACCATCTTCGTGGCGGGGGGCCTCGGCTACATTCCGTTGCGCAGCCTGCTGCACTATCAGTTGCGTCACCGCGACGAGTTCGGCCGCATCATCGTCATGATCGGCTGCCGCAATCCTTCCGAGCGTATCTTCATTGACCAGATCAAAGAGCTTGAGGCCCGCGAGGACGTGGAAGTCTACGAAACCGTGGACTGCGGCAACGAGAACTGGTGTGGCAACGTGGGGCTCATCACCTCGCTGCTGCCGCATGTGGAGATTGATCCCGACATCACCCATGTGGCCATGGTGGGGCCGCCTGTCATGTACAAGTTTGTCATCCAGCAGTGTCAGGCGCGTGGCATTTCGCGCGAGAACATTTATGTTTCGCTGGAACGGCACATGAAATGCGGCATAGGCAAGTGCGGACACTGCCAGATAAACGGGCTGAATGCCTGTGTGGAAGGGCCGGTGTTCAAGTATCACGACATTCAGACCCACCCCGAAGCCATTTAG
- a CDS encoding NADH:ubiquinone oxidoreductase yields the protein MKRKPKIAFFDFAGCEGDQLQVANLEETLLDVLGHVEVVSFREVMTGHSDDYDIALVEGSITRPEDEERLKEIRANAKILVAFGACATIGGVNAMKNFMSETMYRRQVYGDNARCYSTYAARPLSAVVKVDAEIHGCPIDRNEFLRIIKDLIIGKRPFVPDYPVCAECKQAGNICRYDLGQLCLGMITRAGCGACCINEGAHCWGCRGLAPMANLDAARYVMEERAGYSRSEVQDLLRIFLSHTTAPL from the coding sequence ATGAAACGGAAACCGAAAATAGCGTTCTTTGACTTTGCAGGTTGCGAGGGCGACCAGCTTCAGGTGGCGAATCTTGAGGAAACCCTGCTCGACGTGCTCGGGCATGTGGAAGTGGTGAGCTTCCGCGAGGTGATGACCGGCCATAGCGATGACTATGATATCGCGCTGGTGGAAGGTTCCATCACCCGTCCTGAAGATGAGGAACGGCTGAAGGAGATACGCGCAAACGCCAAGATTCTGGTGGCGTTTGGTGCCTGTGCGACCATCGGCGGCGTGAACGCCATGAAGAACTTCATGAGCGAAACCATGTATCGCCGTCAGGTATACGGCGACAACGCCCGTTGCTACAGCACCTATGCTGCCCGGCCGCTTTCCGCTGTGGTGAAGGTGGATGCCGAGATTCACGGCTGTCCCATCGACCGCAACGAGTTTCTGCGCATCATCAAGGACCTGATCATAGGCAAGCGCCCCTTTGTGCCGGACTATCCTGTCTGCGCAGAGTGCAAGCAGGCCGGTAACATATGCCGGTATGATCTTGGCCAGCTGTGTCTGGGCATGATCACCCGTGCAGGCTGCGGCGCATGCTGCATCAACGAGGGAGCCCACTGCTGGGGCTGCCGCGGGCTCGCGCCCATGGCGAACCTTGATGCCGCCCGCTATGTGATGGAGGAGCGTGCCGGATACAGCCGTTCCGAAGTGCAGGATCTGCTGCGCATTTTCCTCAGTCATACCACCGCGCCTCTGTAG
- a CDS encoding Ni/Fe hydrogenase subunit alpha, protein MSAKKVKKDETKAPEPVATCAACTDPVLAAEAEGKKTIHVHHVTRVEGHGNIVVVIGENNAVETVRWEVPEAPRFFEAILQGRSYKDVHQIVSRICGICSIGHQLSSLQATEDAMNIRISAQTVTLRKLAIHAENLQSHLLHLAYLVLPDLMGVGSVIPLAETHKPQLVGLIALRRLANEFSRTICGRTTHPQRMVPGGFTKLPTEEELLVLLNGFRDSLPGFREAANLFASLAGKFPDFSRETEYIGLVSPSEYALYRGEVGSSDASRKPASFYRNVTQEYCVPQSTAKWTKNKRNSFMVGALSRYKLNHMHLKPTAREVAKLVGLTPETVNPYHNNLAQLVECVHSVEDSMELVESLLVGGVKREKAPVIRPRAGRGVGAVEVPRGILFHSYEYDAKGRMVEADCVIPTNMNHANIQHDLEALVPMIADKSEAEIELTTSMLVRAYDPCISCSTHCLDITPNQESKPDRGVKFVYKGR, encoded by the coding sequence ATGAGCGCCAAGAAAGTGAAGAAAGACGAAACCAAGGCCCCCGAGCCCGTCGCAACCTGTGCCGCGTGCACTGATCCTGTGCTGGCTGCGGAGGCTGAAGGCAAAAAGACCATACATGTGCACCACGTTACGCGCGTGGAAGGGCACGGCAATATCGTTGTCGTGATCGGCGAGAACAACGCGGTGGAAACCGTGCGCTGGGAAGTGCCGGAAGCGCCGCGCTTCTTCGAGGCCATATTGCAGGGGCGCAGCTATAAGGATGTGCACCAGATCGTGTCGCGCATCTGCGGCATCTGTTCCATAGGGCATCAGCTGTCCTCGTTGCAGGCAACGGAAGATGCCATGAACATCCGCATCTCCGCCCAGACGGTCACGCTGCGCAAGTTGGCCATTCATGCGGAGAACCTGCAGAGCCATCTGTTGCATCTTGCCTATCTCGTGCTGCCGGACCTGATGGGGGTGGGTTCCGTCATTCCGCTGGCAGAAACGCATAAGCCGCAACTTGTGGGGCTTATCGCCCTGCGTCGTCTGGCAAACGAGTTCTCGCGTACCATCTGCGGCCGCACCACGCACCCGCAGCGCATGGTGCCGGGCGGGTTCACCAAGCTGCCGACGGAAGAGGAGCTGCTTGTGCTGCTCAACGGCTTCCGCGACAGTCTGCCCGGTTTCAGGGAAGCCGCAAATCTGTTCGCCTCGCTGGCGGGCAAGTTCCCTGACTTCAGTCGTGAGACCGAATACATCGGCCTTGTTTCCCCCTCGGAATACGCCCTGTACCGGGGCGAGGTGGGATCATCCGACGCAAGCCGCAAGCCTGCCAGCTTCTACCGCAATGTGACGCAGGAATACTGTGTTCCCCAGTCCACGGCCAAGTGGACAAAGAACAAGCGTAATTCCTTTATGGTGGGGGCGCTTTCACGCTACAAGCTGAACCATATGCATCTCAAGCCCACGGCGCGGGAAGTGGCAAAGCTTGTGGGGCTTACCCCCGAAACGGTGAACCCTTATCACAACAACCTTGCGCAGCTGGTGGAATGTGTTCACTCGGTGGAAGATTCCATGGAACTGGTGGAATCCTTGCTTGTTGGCGGAGTGAAGCGCGAAAAAGCGCCTGTGATCCGCCCCCGTGCAGGGCGCGGTGTGGGTGCCGTGGAAGTGCCGCGGGGCATTCTGTTCCACAGTTATGAATACGATGCCAAGGGCCGCATGGTTGAGGCGGATTGCGTTATCCCCACCAACATGAACCACGCCAACATTCAGCACGATCTGGAAGCACTGGTGCCGATGATCGCGGACAAGTCCGAAGCCGAGATAGAGCTGACGACATCCATGCTGGTGCGGGCGTATGACCCGTGCATATCGTGCTCCACCCATTGTCTGGACATTACCCCCAATCAGGAAAGCAAGCCGGATAGGGGCGTGAAGTTCGTGTATAAGGGGCGGTAG
- a CDS encoding MarC family protein → MQLSMQAIFEIALPLFLIMDPIGNAAVCLPMLNEHSLERQRRILFRELIFALIIIFVFHYFGEWLLGVLNIHQSTLRLSGGIILFIIAMKMVFPQAGESVVELDRDPFIVPIAVPLIAGPSALAAVMLYAHRAQGQHGWLGSPEVLLGILGAWGATFLIMMSAPSLLKYLGKRGMRAAERLMGLILVFLAVQMLEDGISMYLKTF, encoded by the coding sequence ATGCAGCTCAGCATGCAGGCGATATTTGAAATCGCCCTGCCCCTCTTCCTGATCATGGACCCCATCGGCAACGCAGCCGTGTGCCTGCCCATGCTCAACGAACACTCGCTTGAACGTCAGCGCCGCATTCTGTTCCGCGAACTCATCTTCGCGCTGATCATCATCTTCGTGTTCCACTATTTCGGCGAATGGCTGCTCGGCGTGCTGAATATCCATCAGTCCACCCTGCGCCTTTCCGGCGGCATCATCCTGTTCATCATCGCCATGAAAATGGTGTTCCCGCAGGCGGGTGAAAGCGTGGTGGAGCTGGACCGCGACCCCTTCATCGTGCCCATTGCCGTGCCGCTCATCGCAGGTCCGTCCGCGCTTGCGGCGGTTATGCTCTATGCGCACAGGGCGCAGGGCCAGCATGGCTGGCTCGGCTCCCCAGAAGTGCTGCTCGGCATTCTGGGCGCATGGGGTGCCACTTTCCTCATCATGATGAGTGCGCCAAGTTTGCTCAAATATCTGGGTAAGCGCGGCATGCGAGCAGCAGAAAGGCTGATGGGGCTTATCCTCGTCTTTCTGGCAGTGCAGATGCTTGAGGATGGGATAAGCATGTATTTGAAGACGTTTTAG
- the queD gene encoding 6-carboxytetrahydropterin synthase QueD, producing the protein MTDRQPKGIWRLTVRSDFAAAHALRNYCGKCENMHGHNFAVEAVVEGDRLTPDTELVLDFKVLKQELKGVLEMLDHKMLNEMPPFDVMNPSSENLSRFIYRHLAERLSGREDANGVRVHAVTVSEKAAQSATYMEL; encoded by the coding sequence ATGACAGACAGACAGCCTAAGGGCATCTGGCGTCTTACCGTGCGTTCGGATTTTGCCGCAGCCCATGCGCTGCGCAACTATTGCGGCAAGTGCGAGAACATGCACGGCCACAACTTTGCCGTGGAAGCCGTGGTGGAAGGCGACCGTCTCACCCCGGATACGGAACTCGTGCTGGACTTCAAGGTGCTCAAGCAGGAACTCAAGGGTGTGCTTGAGATGCTGGACCACAAGATGCTGAACGAAATGCCCCCCTTCGACGTGATGAATCCGTCGTCGGAGAACCTTTCGCGGTTCATATATCGCCATCTTGCCGAGCGTCTTTCCGGCAGGGAAGATGCAAACGGCGTGCGTGTGCATGCTGTCACGGTTTCCGAAAAAGCGGCCCAGTCCGCCACCTACATGGAGCTTTAG
- the dnaE gene encoding DNA polymerase III subunit alpha translates to MPDFVHLHCHTEYSLLDGAIRLEDLCNKAKDFGMPAVAITDHGNMFGAVYFYTLAQKMGLKPIIGCEVYVAHGDHTDRTSETSRKRYHLVLLAQTDEGYHNLCRLVTRGFTEGFHYKPRVSREMLAEYSEGIIALSACLAGEIPRALMNEGMDRAVELANIYSGIYPGRFFLELQDNGIREQDELNEKLIELARITGLPLVATNDCHYLNASDVEAHDTLLCIQTSAKVTDEKRMRFDTTELYYKSPEEMEKAFSHVPEAIANTVKIADMIDCKLDLGHYYFPEYELPEGVSMEQEFNRLSQEGLKRRLETIPYKVDEQAYWDRLEYELGVINQMGFPAYFLIVQDFINWAKDNGIPVGPGRGSAAGSLVAWSLRITNLDPIPYDLLFERFLNIERVSMPDIDVDFCERRRGEVIKYTQRRYGEDKVAQITTFGKMKAKAVVRDVARAQGLSFQEGDRISKLIPEDLKMTIKKALDAEPELAELYRSDPTVTKLLDISMRLEGLCRHASTHAAGVVMSDRPMTDYLPLYKDKKGGMVTQFDMKKVEAVGLVKFDFLGLRTMTVIQDAVDNIALAGKEPPNLDTLAFDDLPTYELYQRGDTDGIFQVESSGMRTYLRMLKPTCFDDVIAMLALYRPGPLNSGMVDEFIKRKHGQVPVIYPLPSLEDCLKPTYGVIVYQEQVMQIAQIVAKYTLGGADLLRRAMGKKNPEAMAQERGKFVSGAAENGIDETKANEIFDLMEQFAAYGFNKSHSAAYALISYWTAYLKVHYPAEFMAALMTSEMGNQDKILKYVAACRDMDIEVVQPSVQTSYRQFTVHDGKVVYGLGGIKNVGDEAIREIVDARQEGGPFASLLDLLCRVNTRKVTKRVIESLIKGGAMDCLGCSRHGMMASLDTVVVRAQKKAKEKDSNQVSLFTMIKEEPQVCPGIGFDCEEQGMDEWSDEMKLKFEKEALGFYLTSHPLQPYRRELMRLQLMPLEECADLAAGTEVKCAILITGIKEHITKKGSKMAFANIEDLTASGELIIFPEAYAEGRELFHSDQPLLLTAKVAEQKNGKDEDEPTEEDEDAVKEIKLLAEKVQPLAEACFSNGDPTTLDLPTEGLDRESLVAFKSLLQRHQGAVPVQICVNINGTFAFYQVDDRYSILPGPAFEKDFTAWKGALNDRQTA, encoded by the coding sequence ATGCCAGATTTTGTTCATCTCCATTGTCATACGGAATACAGCCTGCTTGACGGTGCCATCCGTCTTGAGGACCTTTGCAACAAGGCCAAGGACTTCGGCATGCCCGCCGTGGCCATTACCGACCACGGCAACATGTTCGGCGCGGTCTATTTCTACACGCTGGCGCAGAAAATGGGCCTTAAACCCATTATCGGCTGCGAAGTGTACGTGGCGCACGGCGACCACACCGACCGCACCAGCGAAACCAGCCGCAAGCGCTACCACCTTGTGCTTCTGGCCCAGACCGACGAAGGCTACCACAACCTCTGCCGTCTGGTTACACGCGGATTTACCGAAGGCTTTCACTACAAGCCGCGCGTAAGCCGCGAAATGCTTGCCGAATACAGCGAGGGCATTATCGCCCTTTCCGCCTGCCTTGCGGGCGAGATTCCGCGTGCGCTCATGAACGAGGGCATGGACCGCGCCGTGGAGCTGGCAAACATCTATTCCGGCATCTACCCCGGCCGTTTCTTTCTGGAACTGCAGGATAACGGCATAAGGGAACAGGACGAGCTGAACGAAAAGCTCATCGAGCTTGCCAGGATTACGGGCCTGCCGCTTGTTGCCACCAACGACTGCCACTACCTGAACGCAAGCGACGTGGAAGCCCACGACACCCTGCTCTGCATCCAGACCAGCGCCAAGGTGACCGATGAAAAGCGCATGCGCTTTGACACCACCGAGCTGTATTACAAGTCGCCGGAAGAGATGGAAAAGGCCTTCAGCCATGTGCCTGAAGCCATTGCCAACACGGTGAAGATTGCCGACATGATCGACTGCAAGCTCGATCTCGGCCATTACTATTTCCCGGAATACGAGCTGCCGGAAGGCGTTTCCATGGAGCAGGAGTTCAACCGCCTGTCTCAGGAAGGCCTGAAGCGACGCCTTGAAACCATCCCCTACAAGGTGGATGAGCAAGCCTATTGGGACCGCCTTGAATACGAGCTTGGCGTCATCAACCAGATGGGTTTTCCTGCCTACTTCCTTATCGTGCAGGACTTCATCAACTGGGCCAAGGACAACGGCATTCCCGTCGGTCCCGGCCGTGGTTCCGCCGCCGGTTCGCTGGTGGCGTGGTCGCTGCGCATAACCAACCTTGACCCCATACCCTACGACCTGCTGTTCGAACGCTTTCTGAACATCGAACGCGTGTCCATGCCCGATATCGACGTGGACTTCTGCGAACGCCGTCGCGGCGAGGTCATCAAGTACACCCAGCGCCGCTACGGCGAAGACAAGGTTGCGCAGATCACCACCTTCGGAAAAATGAAGGCCAAGGCTGTGGTGCGCGACGTTGCGCGTGCGCAGGGCCTGAGCTTTCAGGAAGGCGACCGCATTTCCAAGCTCATTCCCGAAGACCTGAAGATGACCATCAAAAAGGCGCTGGACGCGGAACCGGAACTGGCGGAGCTGTACCGTTCCGATCCCACCGTGACCAAGCTGCTGGATATTTCCATGCGCCTTGAGGGGCTTTGCCGGCACGCCTCCACCCACGCTGCGGGCGTGGTCATGTCTGACCGTCCCATGACGGACTACCTGCCGCTCTACAAGGATAAGAAGGGCGGCATGGTGACCCAGTTCGACATGAAGAAGGTCGAAGCCGTGGGTCTGGTGAAGTTCGACTTCCTCGGCCTGCGCACCATGACTGTTATTCAGGACGCGGTGGACAACATTGCGCTGGCGGGCAAAGAGCCGCCCAATCTGGATACGCTCGCCTTTGACGACCTGCCCACCTACGAACTGTACCAGCGCGGTGACACCGACGGCATCTTCCAGGTGGAAAGCTCCGGCATGCGTACCTATCTGCGCATGCTCAAGCCCACCTGCTTTGACGACGTCATCGCCATGCTGGCCCTGTACCGTCCGGGGCCGCTGAACTCGGGCATGGTTGACGAATTCATCAAGCGCAAGCACGGGCAGGTGCCCGTCATCTATCCGCTGCCATCGCTGGAGGACTGCCTCAAGCCCACCTACGGCGTTATCGTCTATCAGGAGCAGGTCATGCAGATCGCCCAGATAGTCGCCAAATACACGCTGGGCGGTGCAGACCTTCTGCGCCGTGCAATGGGTAAAAAGAACCCCGAGGCCATGGCGCAGGAGCGCGGCAAGTTCGTTTCCGGTGCCGCGGAAAACGGCATAGACGAAACCAAGGCCAACGAAATATTCGACTTGATGGAGCAGTTCGCGGCCTACGGCTTCAACAAATCGCACTCCGCCGCCTACGCGCTCATCTCGTACTGGACCGCCTATCTCAAGGTGCACTACCCCGCCGAGTTCATGGCCGCGCTCATGACCTCGGAAATGGGCAATCAGGACAAGATTCTCAAGTACGTTGCCGCCTGCCGCGACATGGACATAGAGGTGGTGCAACCCAGTGTGCAGACCTCGTATCGCCAGTTTACCGTGCATGACGGCAAGGTTGTATACGGCCTTGGCGGCATCAAGAACGTGGGCGACGAAGCCATACGCGAAATCGTTGATGCCCGGCAGGAGGGTGGCCCCTTTGCCTCGCTGCTCGACCTGCTCTGCCGCGTGAACACCCGCAAGGTGACCAAGCGCGTGATAGAAAGCCTGATCAAGGGCGGTGCCATGGACTGCCTCGGCTGTTCCCGCCACGGCATGATGGCCTCGCTCGACACCGTGGTGGTGCGTGCGCAGAAAAAGGCCAAGGAAAAGGACTCCAATCAGGTTTCCCTGTTCACCATGATCAAGGAAGAGCCGCAGGTCTGCCCCGGCATCGGCTTTGACTGCGAAGAACAGGGCATGGACGAGTGGTCGGACGAAATGAAGCTGAAGTTCGAGAAAGAGGCCCTTGGCTTCTACCTCACCAGCCATCCGCTCCAGCCCTACCGCCGCGAACTGATGCGCCTGCAGCTCATGCCGCTGGAAGAATGCGCCGACCTTGCGGCAGGAACGGAAGTGAAGTGCGCCATTCTCATCACCGGAATCAAGGAGCACATTACCAAGAAGGGCTCCAAGATGGCCTTTGCGAACATCGAAGACCTTACCGCCTCCGGCGAGCTCATCATCTTCCCTGAAGCGTATGCCGAAGGGCGCGAGCTGTTCCATTCCGACCAGCCGCTGCTGCTTACCGCCAAGGTTGCCGAGCAGAAGAACGGCAAGGACGAGGATGAACCCACCGAAGAGGACGAGGATGCCGTAAAAGAGATCAAACTGCTTGCCGAAAAGGTCCAGCCTCTGGCAGAAGCCTGCTTCAGCAATGGCGACCCCACCACGCTGGACCTGCCCACGGAAGGGCTGGACCGCGAATCGCTGGTCGCCTTCAAGAGTCTGCTGCAGAGGCATCAGGGAGCCGTTCCCGTGCAGATATGCGTGAACATCAACGGCACGTTCGCCTTCTATCAGGTGGACGACCGCTACTCCATCCTGCCCGGCCCTGCGTTTGAAAAGGATTTTACCGCCTGGAAAGGAGCTCTCAATGACAGACAGACAGCCTAA